CAGCCAGCCTACAACAGTCATGATCATGACTGCTGCGTTAGAGCCTAAGAAGGGCGACAGGGTCTTTGAGATAGGAACAGGCTCAGGCTACCAGGCAGCTCTCCTCGGCATCCTTGTGGAGCCTGGAAAAGTGATCACAACAGAGGTTATTCCTGAGCTTGTGCAATTCGCAAGAGAGAATCTTGCTGCCGCAGCCATAAAGAATGTGATTGTCTTTGAAGAAGATGGCTCAAAAGGCATGGAATCAGAAGCTCCTTTTGACAAGGTGATTATCACAGCAGCATGCAGGGAATTCCCAAAGCCTGTTGTTGATCAGCTCAAGGAAGGAGGCATTATCATCGGTCCAGTAGGGGATCCTGAGCAGCAGCA
This window of the Candidatus Nanoarchaeia archaeon genome carries:
- a CDS encoding protein-L-isoaspartate(D-aspartate) O-methyltransferase, whose product is MAEIMEQKQKLMQFWKEYFRFHPDLLGAFSVVQRENFISKSVRDVAYEDRPLPLLRGKTISQPTTVMIMTAALEPKKGDRVFEIGTGSGYQAALLGILVEPGKVITTEVIPELVQFARENLAAAAIKNVIVFEEDGSKGMESEAPFDKVIITAACREFPKPVVDQLKEGGIIIGPVGDPEQQQMIRGTKIKGKLELEFLGPFLFTPMYGKYGFDL